From the Stigmatella erecta genome, one window contains:
- a CDS encoding YihY/virulence factor BrkB family protein: MVLPGKGMGWKEFFKALKDEYTRDKVGDVAGSLTFSAILAIFPFLLFLVSLASVIIDPAQAEALIQELSRVAPKEVVSILGDRLHSLASSNNVGLLTLGGVGAVWAASGGMVALMTALNTAYGVEESRPFWKVRGVALLVTLVTAAISILAAAAAVVTPALADKVGGPFPTLVTWLRLPVAGVMMMFVWALLYYALPDVKQRFRFITPGSVAGVLIWLIASWGFSQYVANFGSYDANYGAIGGVIVLLMWMWISSQVILIGAEINAILEHRSPEGKAPGEKELDQGGPLVTKTEAEQQGAKLPGSTEFRPEPPPPAPGPMPLKDTPLVSAVKWAAGLGLGLFLLRRGSRST; this comes from the coding sequence ATGGTTCTTCCAGGCAAGGGCATGGGCTGGAAAGAGTTCTTCAAGGCACTGAAGGACGAGTACACCCGGGACAAGGTGGGGGACGTGGCCGGTTCGCTGACGTTCTCGGCGATCCTGGCGATCTTCCCGTTCCTGCTGTTCCTGGTCTCCTTGGCCAGCGTCATCATTGATCCGGCTCAGGCAGAGGCGCTGATCCAGGAGCTGTCGCGGGTGGCCCCCAAGGAGGTGGTGTCCATCCTCGGGGACCGGCTCCACTCGCTGGCGTCCAGCAACAACGTGGGCTTGCTGACCTTGGGCGGCGTGGGCGCCGTCTGGGCGGCCTCGGGCGGCATGGTGGCGCTGATGACGGCGCTCAACACGGCCTATGGCGTGGAGGAGTCGCGTCCCTTCTGGAAGGTTCGCGGCGTGGCGCTGCTGGTGACGCTGGTGACGGCGGCCATCTCCATCCTGGCCGCCGCGGCGGCGGTGGTGACGCCCGCGCTGGCCGACAAGGTTGGTGGTCCCTTCCCGACGCTCGTCACCTGGCTGCGCCTGCCCGTCGCGGGGGTGATGATGATGTTCGTCTGGGCGCTGCTCTATTACGCGCTGCCGGACGTCAAGCAGCGCTTCCGCTTCATCACCCCCGGCTCGGTGGCCGGTGTCCTCATCTGGCTCATCGCCTCGTGGGGCTTCTCTCAGTACGTGGCCAACTTCGGCAGCTATGACGCGAACTACGGCGCCATCGGCGGTGTCATCGTCCTGCTGATGTGGATGTGGATCTCCTCGCAGGTCATCCTGATTGGCGCCGAGATCAACGCCATCCTCGAGCACCGCTCGCCGGAGGGGAAGGCCCCGGGCGAGAAGGAGCTGGACCAGGGCGGGCCCCTGGTGACGAAGACCGAGGCGGAGCAGCAGGGGGCGAAGCTGCCCGGCTCCACCGAGTTCCGTCCCGAGCCGCCCCCGCCCGCGCCGGGGCCGATGCCCCTCAAGGACACCCCCCTGGTGTCCGCGGTCAAGTGGGCGGCGGGGTTGGGGTTGGGCCTCTTC